Proteins encoded in a region of the Bacillota bacterium genome:
- the disA gene encoding DNA integrity scanning diadenylate cyclase DisA yields MADPELLEAIKKVAPGTPLREALDNIIRARTGALLVLGDGPKIMDLVDGGVRLDAEFTPSLLYEVAKMDGAIILDRNVERVVYANASLWPRKEIPSQERGIRHRTGERVAIQTGEVVVAISQRRNVVTLYKGQCRYVLRDIEFILAKANQALQTLSHYRSAVDKVIRDLDHAEMESSVCLGDVASVLRRLEMLWRIVEDIERYVVELGSEGHLVKMQVDEMVGDLWTEHSMIIRDYTLSDASPEETIREYRSHAEDVPQASHITESLGYSIRADYLSLPVSPKGHRALRRVPRLPGYARENLVRAYGNLLNIMKATPQELDRVDGIGEARAKAISQGLSRFRREAGPSAN; encoded by the coding sequence TTGGCGGACCCTGAACTCCTGGAGGCCATCAAGAAGGTAGCACCGGGTACTCCCTTGCGTGAGGCCCTGGATAACATCATACGTGCCCGTACAGGTGCCCTGCTAGTGCTAGGGGACGGGCCCAAGATCATGGATCTCGTGGATGGGGGGGTTCGGCTTGACGCCGAATTCACCCCATCCCTTCTGTATGAGGTGGCCAAGATGGATGGTGCCATAATTCTCGACAGGAATGTTGAACGGGTGGTCTACGCCAACGCCAGCCTCTGGCCAAGAAAGGAGATCCCCTCCCAAGAAAGGGGCATCCGGCACAGGACAGGTGAGAGAGTGGCCATTCAGACGGGAGAGGTTGTCGTCGCCATTTCACAGCGGAGGAACGTTGTAACCCTGTACAAGGGCCAGTGCCGGTACGTGTTAAGGGATATAGAGTTCATCCTAGCCAAGGCCAACCAGGCACTGCAGACCCTCTCCCACTATCGCTCGGCGGTGGACAAGGTTATTCGAGACCTTGATCATGCGGAGATGGAGTCTTCTGTATGCCTGGGGGATGTGGCATCAGTGCTCCGGAGGCTGGAGATGCTCTGGAGGATAGTGGAAGACATTGAAAGGTATGTGGTGGAGCTGGGCTCCGAGGGCCACCTCGTCAAGATGCAGGTGGACGAAATGGTGGGGGACTTGTGGACGGAGCACAGCATGATCATCCGGGACTACACGCTTAGCGACGCAAGCCCTGAGGAAACCATACGCGAATACAGGTCACATGCAGAAGATGTGCCCCAGGCAAGCCACATCACAGAGTCACTTGGATACAGCATCCGTGCGGACTACCTCAGCCTTCCGGTCTCTCCCAAGGGTCACCGCGCCCTCAGGAGGGTGCCCAGGCTGCCAGGCTATGCCCGGGAGAACCTCGTCAGGGCATACGGGAATCTCCTGAACATTATGAAGGCTACCCCACAGGAACTAGACAGGGTGGACGGGATCGGTGAGGCCAGGGCAAAGGCCATAAGCCAAGGGCTGTCACGTTTTCGCCGGGAGGCGGGTCCCTCCGCCAACTAG
- a CDS encoding DUF1573 domain-containing protein produces the protein MKDILCDGFQHTVDEYLVRHRSVIDIMSKLQEANARVNRAVSKAVTACGCIRVAANRQSAPMDVSIEEVRNHMDSHLEGGLCEHCKEIIETEMGNHLFYLTALCNSLHLNLYDVLLKEHKKLSTLRFFNFS, from the coding sequence ATGAAGGATATCCTCTGTGATGGCTTCCAGCACACTGTAGACGAGTACCTGGTCCGGCACAGAAGCGTAATAGATATCATGTCGAAGCTTCAGGAGGCTAATGCCCGCGTCAACCGGGCAGTCTCCAAGGCAGTCACCGCCTGTGGGTGCATTCGGGTAGCAGCAAACCGCCAGTCGGCTCCCATGGATGTATCCATAGAGGAAGTCAGGAATCACATGGATAGCCACCTGGAAGGCGGTCTTTGCGAGCACTGCAAGGAGATCATCGAGACCGAGATGGGCAATCACCTCTTCTACCTCACTGCCCTGTGTAACAGCCTCCACCTAAACCTGTACGATGTCCTCCTGAAGGAACACAAGAAGCTGAGCACTCTCAGGTTCTTCAATTTCTCCTAG
- a CDS encoding CarD family transcriptional regulator → MFKVGDKVVYPMHGAGVIEAIEEKEILGEYKRYYVMRLPIGEMKVMIPTSNVEGIGLREVIDEQEVEKVFDVLKASKGKMSTNWNRRYRANLEKIKSGDIYEVAEVVRNLAIRDKEKGLSTGERKMLDSARQILVSELVLAKGIEESQANVILDEVLA, encoded by the coding sequence ATGTTCAAGGTCGGTGACAAGGTTGTTTATCCAATGCACGGGGCCGGTGTCATCGAGGCCATCGAAGAGAAGGAAATACTAGGGGAGTACAAGCGTTACTACGTCATGCGCCTGCCAATTGGTGAAATGAAGGTAATGATCCCGACCAGTAACGTAGAGGGCATCGGCCTGAGAGAGGTGATAGACGAGCAAGAGGTGGAAAAGGTCTTCGATGTCCTGAAGGCCAGCAAGGGCAAGATGTCCACCAACTGGAACCGCAGGTACAGGGCAAACCTGGAGAAGATTAAGAGCGGTGATATCTATGAAGTCGCCGAGGTTGTCCGTAACCTGGCCATCAGGGACAAGGAAAAAGGACTATCCACAGGCGAACGCAAGATGCTGGACAGTGCCAGACAGATCCTGGTTAGCGAGTTGGTCTTGGCCAAAGGCATAGAGGAATCCCAGGCCAACGTAATTCTTGACGAGGTGCTGGCCTAA
- a CDS encoding PIN/TRAM domain-containing protein: MMLKVLRWFFSILGLGMGFAAAHYLLPTASEFFGFALTPSETVIALIVGTAAGLVIMHLISPWIVSGTVALAGWVEGRLQRTPFQDIVAGAVGMIIGLIIANLLGSAFSRLPALGTFVPTIFSVVFGYLGIVIALRKREDIAALLPLIPKLKSREKQEKPALCQPKILDTSVIIDGRVADICRTGFIEGTLVIPGFVLEELRHIADSSDTLKRNRGRRGLDVLNRIQKEIGTNVVIHDRDVTGASEVDSKLVRLAKILDGKVLTNDFNLNKIAELQGVEVLNINELANAVKPVVLPGEDMVVHIIKDGKESGQGVGYLDDGTMIVVDGGKKHIGETIDVSVTSVLQTAAGRMIFAKPKSAAEKAIS, from the coding sequence ATAATGTTGAAAGTTCTCCGCTGGTTCTTTTCCATCCTGGGGTTAGGAATGGGGTTTGCGGCCGCACACTACTTGCTTCCCACGGCCAGCGAGTTCTTCGGGTTTGCCCTAACCCCGTCAGAGACAGTCATAGCGTTGATTGTTGGCACCGCTGCCGGGCTGGTGATCATGCATTTGATTTCTCCTTGGATTGTCTCCGGAACCGTGGCCCTAGCGGGATGGGTAGAAGGTAGGCTTCAAAGAACCCCTTTTCAGGATATAGTGGCGGGAGCCGTGGGCATGATTATTGGACTCATAATAGCTAATCTTCTTGGCTCTGCCTTTTCGCGACTGCCCGCCCTGGGCACATTCGTGCCAACCATCTTCAGTGTGGTATTCGGCTACTTGGGAATTGTGATTGCCCTGAGGAAGCGAGAGGACATCGCGGCCCTACTGCCTTTAATTCCCAAGCTCAAGAGCCGGGAAAAGCAGGAAAAGCCGGCTCTCTGCCAGCCCAAGATCCTGGACACCAGTGTGATCATTGATGGGCGCGTAGCCGATATATGCAGGACAGGGTTCATCGAGGGTACCCTGGTGATCCCAGGTTTCGTCCTTGAGGAGCTAAGGCACATAGCTGATTCCTCGGACACCCTCAAGAGGAACAGGGGAAGAAGAGGCCTGGACGTTCTCAACCGCATTCAGAAGGAAATAGGCACGAACGTTGTTATCCATGACAGGGATGTAACAGGGGCATCCGAGGTGGACAGCAAGCTGGTGCGGCTGGCCAAGATCCTTGACGGCAAGGTGCTGACGAACGACTTCAACCTCAACAAGATAGCCGAGCTTCAGGGTGTGGAGGTCTTAAACATCAACGAGTTGGCCAATGCCGTGAAACCGGTCGTGCTTCCCGGTGAGGATATGGTGGTCCACATTATCAAGGACGGCAAAGAGTCGGGGCAGGGCGTGGGATACCTTGACGACGGGACCATGATTGTCGTGGATGGCGGCAAGAAACACATAGGCGAGACCATAGACGTATCTGTTACCAGCGTGCTTCAGACGGCCGCCGGCAGGATGATATTCGCAAAGCCGAAATCCGCCGCGGAAAAGGCTATTTCCTAA
- the ispD gene encoding 2-C-methyl-D-erythritol 4-phosphate cytidylyltransferase, giving the protein MEPSKVAAILPAAGRGERMGLARNKVWLDLCGKPVVAWALRVFEDHPSIDRVVLVLSNEDMVRARDLVSAEGFRKVLLAQGGQLRRESVWNGLMSTESFHSWIVVHDAARPLLDPRLIDSVLNAAREHGAALCAVPVSDTLKRIRHDGMVRATVPRDGVYQAQTPQAFARNILLRAHEEYAGPATDDAALVEGLGVAVAMVPGSQQNFKLTRPDDIRLAEAILRSQGCEWNPMWRVGIGYDIHRLGSPRPLILGGVEIPSMTGPEAHSDGDVLAHAIMDALLGATGEPDIGCLFPSSQEFEGADSMQLLRRVTSRLMEKGWIVVNVDATVILERPRLSPFYGDMRERISDVVEAPVSVKATTNEGIGAIGREEGVAAMVVAMVRKS; this is encoded by the coding sequence ATGGAACCCTCAAAGGTTGCCGCCATACTCCCCGCCGCAGGCAGGGGAGAGAGGATGGGACTGGCCCGCAACAAGGTTTGGCTAGACCTTTGCGGGAAGCCAGTCGTTGCCTGGGCTCTTAGGGTGTTTGAGGACCACCCCTCCATCGATAGGGTGGTTCTTGTGTTGTCCAACGAGGATATGGTGAGAGCCAGAGACCTGGTATCTGCGGAGGGATTCCGCAAGGTTCTACTCGCCCAAGGGGGCCAGCTGAGGCGAGAGTCGGTCTGGAATGGCCTGATGTCCACGGAGTCCTTTCACTCATGGATCGTGGTTCACGACGCCGCAAGGCCACTGCTAGATCCGAGGCTCATTGATTCTGTACTTAATGCCGCTAGGGAGCACGGGGCGGCTCTATGTGCTGTACCCGTGAGTGACACCCTCAAGCGAATAAGACATGATGGCATGGTTAGGGCCACGGTGCCCAGGGATGGGGTATACCAGGCTCAGACCCCCCAGGCTTTCGCTCGGAATATCTTGCTCCGAGCTCATGAGGAGTACGCCGGACCTGCCACTGACGACGCCGCACTGGTGGAGGGCCTGGGGGTCGCTGTGGCAATGGTGCCGGGTTCCCAGCAGAACTTCAAGCTGACGCGTCCCGATGACATCCGGCTAGCTGAGGCCATCCTAAGATCTCAAGGATGTGAGTGGAATCCTATGTGGAGGGTAGGGATTGGTTATGACATCCACCGCCTGGGTTCTCCTAGGCCGCTCATTCTTGGAGGGGTTGAGATACCTTCCATGACAGGACCGGAGGCACATTCTGATGGCGATGTGCTGGCCCATGCAATTATGGATGCCCTCCTTGGGGCAACAGGGGAGCCTGATATTGGATGCCTCTTCCCCTCAAGCCAGGAGTTCGAGGGCGCCGACAGCATGCAACTACTTCGTCGCGTGACATCACGTCTTATGGAGAAGGGCTGGATAGTGGTAAACGTTGATGCCACGGTCATCCTGGAAAGACCCCGGCTCTCCCCCTTCTACGGGGATATGAGGGAACGTATTTCGGATGTGGTGGAGGCGCCAGTATCGGTTAAGGCCACCACGAATGAGGGTATCGGGGCCATCGGACGTGAGGAAGGAGTAGCGGCCATGGTTGTGGCGATGGTAAGAAAATCATAG
- the cysS gene encoding cysteine--tRNA ligase, with protein sequence MTLQVFNSMSQEKEVFIPLTPGRVTMYTCGPTVYDHPHIGNWRCFVVFDTVRRYLEYLGYEVKFVQNFTDIDDKVIKKAEELGITTEALAEKYIDVYLREAQTLGIRKADVHPRATEHIPEMVGLVKSLLEKGIAYQVDKDVYFDTTEFTSYGALSGQELGALEAGARVEVDQNKRNPLDFVLWKGEKPGEPSWPSPWGCGRPGWHLECSVMSMKHLGVTVDIHAGGIDLKFPHHENERAQSEAVTGEPFVRYWLHNGFLSIGGERMGKSLGNISTLEALAKIHRPEAIRFFLLSAHYRSPLAFSPELLQSVESSLDRLYNAVSALEAAPLQEGQRDPFMESAVSRARSDFRNSMDDDFNTADALASLFDLTRDVNTAISRGPLHPDDQAAALEVYRELGGVLGLLGAASDTSSLDDISQGLLETLVEVRGRLRDQKEWALADLIRDRLLEMGIHLEDTGTGTRWKRR encoded by the coding sequence ATGACCCTCCAGGTCTTTAACAGCATGAGCCAGGAAAAAGAGGTCTTCATTCCCTTGACTCCGGGCAGAGTAACCATGTACACTTGCGGCCCCACCGTATATGACCACCCGCACATAGGAAACTGGCGCTGCTTCGTGGTGTTTGATACGGTTCGTCGCTACCTGGAGTACCTGGGGTACGAGGTCAAGTTTGTCCAGAACTTCACTGATATTGACGACAAGGTCATTAAGAAGGCGGAAGAACTGGGCATCACCACAGAGGCACTGGCAGAGAAGTACATCGATGTGTACCTCCGGGAGGCTCAAACCCTGGGAATACGCAAGGCTGATGTGCATCCCCGGGCAACCGAGCACATACCGGAAATGGTGGGCCTGGTGAAGAGTCTGCTGGAGAAGGGGATTGCCTACCAGGTGGATAAGGATGTCTACTTTGACACCACAGAGTTTACGTCCTACGGGGCCTTGTCAGGCCAAGAGTTGGGTGCTCTCGAGGCAGGAGCCAGGGTTGAAGTGGACCAGAACAAGCGAAACCCCCTGGACTTTGTCCTGTGGAAGGGCGAGAAACCGGGGGAGCCTTCCTGGCCTAGCCCTTGGGGTTGCGGAAGGCCGGGATGGCACCTGGAGTGCTCAGTCATGTCAATGAAGCACCTGGGCGTCACTGTGGACATACACGCGGGCGGCATTGACCTGAAATTTCCCCATCACGAGAATGAGAGGGCCCAGAGTGAGGCCGTCACCGGGGAGCCCTTTGTCCGTTACTGGCTCCACAATGGCTTCCTCAGCATTGGCGGTGAAAGAATGGGTAAGTCCCTGGGGAACATATCCACCCTGGAAGCCCTCGCCAAGATCCACAGGCCCGAGGCCATACGGTTCTTCCTGCTATCCGCTCATTACCGCAGTCCACTGGCTTTCAGCCCTGAACTGCTCCAATCGGTGGAGAGCAGCCTGGACCGCCTCTACAATGCCGTGTCTGCACTGGAGGCGGCACCGCTGCAGGAGGGCCAGCGGGATCCCTTCATGGAAAGCGCTGTCTCCCGGGCCAGGAGCGACTTCAGGAACTCCATGGATGATGACTTCAACACTGCCGATGCGCTGGCTTCCCTATTTGACCTAACTAGGGACGTGAATACCGCTATTTCCCGGGGTCCATTGCACCCTGATGACCAGGCGGCAGCGCTGGAGGTCTACCGGGAACTGGGAGGGGTGCTGGGCCTCTTGGGTGCCGCTTCTGATACCTCATCCCTGGACGATATCTCCCAAGGACTACTCGAAACCCTTGTGGAGGTGCGAGGTAGGCTAAGGGACCAGAAGGAATGGGCCCTGGCTGACCTTATCCGGGATCGCCTCCTGGAGATGGGGATCCATCTTGAAGACACAGGCACCGGGACCAGGTGGAAGAGGAGATAG
- the thyX gene encoding FAD-dependent thymidylate synthase has product MKVTILRHTPDPEGAVALAARLCYAEELPEDLAERLTPEATARLIERLRALGHESPFEHATFSFSISRVSRALTHQLVRHRLASYSQRSQRYVSEEAFEYVTPPKVERSPEAARIYHEAVEASRRAYASLIRVGVTREDARYLLPNACHSAIIVTMNARSLINFFRLRCCGRAQWEIRALAYRMLREACRVAPVLFNDCGPTCATQGYCPEGNMSCGRLERTRKAGVSLNGPEDCR; this is encoded by the coding sequence ATGAAGGTCACCATCTTGAGACACACCCCTGATCCCGAAGGCGCGGTGGCCCTGGCGGCTAGGCTGTGCTATGCTGAAGAATTGCCAGAGGACCTCGCTGAGAGGCTCACCCCGGAGGCCACAGCCAGGCTCATAGAGAGACTGAGGGCCCTGGGCCACGAGTCCCCCTTCGAACACGCAACCTTTTCCTTTTCTATATCGAGGGTCAGCCGTGCGCTCACACACCAGCTGGTAAGGCACAGGCTTGCCTCGTACTCCCAGCGTTCTCAACGGTATGTCTCCGAGGAGGCCTTCGAATACGTTACCCCCCCAAAGGTGGAGAGAAGCCCGGAAGCCGCCCGTATCTATCACGAGGCGGTGGAGGCCTCCCGTAGAGCCTACGCCTCCTTGATTAGGGTGGGGGTAACCCGGGAGGACGCTAGGTATCTCCTGCCTAACGCCTGCCACTCTGCCATCATCGTCACAATGAACGCAAGGAGCCTCATCAACTTCTTCAGGCTTAGGTGCTGCGGCAGGGCCCAGTGGGAGATAAGGGCACTGGCCTACCGGATGCTGAGGGAGGCCTGCCGGGTGGCGCCTGTGCTGTTCAATGATTGCGGGCCTACCTGTGCCACGCAGGGCTACTGCCCAGAGGGGAACATGTCCTGCGGTAGACTGGAGAGGACGCGAAAGGCCGGTGTGTCCCTCAATGGACCAGAAGATTGCCGGTAG
- the rlmB gene encoding 23S rRNA (guanosine(2251)-2'-O)-methyltransferase RlmB — MDQKIAGRRAVMEVLVSGRPVSRILLAEGIPDPGVEPILKAARIRGVSVERTARKELDRLLGSKMHQGVLAMVQARDYVDIEDILEVAKDQGEMPLVLLADSVQDPQNLGAIIRTAEAAGVHGLILPKRRSADVSPGTVKASAGASEHLAICRVTNLPRAMDSLKDRGIWVIGASPQASNVLWETDLNIPLGIVVGGEHSGLGRLVVDKCDFTVSIPMKGHVGSLNVSAATAVMLYEVLRQRRHALLDS; from the coding sequence ATGGACCAGAAGATTGCCGGTAGGCGGGCTGTGATGGAGGTACTTGTATCCGGCAGGCCGGTGTCCCGTATTCTCTTGGCTGAGGGCATACCCGACCCTGGAGTGGAGCCCATCCTGAAGGCGGCCAGGATTAGGGGAGTGAGTGTGGAGCGTACGGCCAGGAAGGAACTGGACAGGCTCCTGGGCTCCAAGATGCACCAGGGCGTATTGGCCATGGTTCAGGCAAGGGACTACGTTGACATTGAAGACATCCTTGAAGTGGCCAAGGACCAGGGAGAAATGCCCCTGGTGCTCTTGGCGGACAGTGTTCAGGACCCGCAGAACCTGGGAGCTATAATTCGTACTGCCGAGGCCGCTGGGGTTCACGGCCTAATCCTGCCCAAAAGACGGTCAGCTGACGTCTCTCCCGGAACTGTAAAGGCCTCTGCCGGGGCCTCCGAGCACCTGGCGATATGCAGGGTGACGAACCTGCCCAGAGCCATGGATAGCCTAAAGGATCGTGGGATCTGGGTCATAGGAGCGTCACCCCAGGCATCTAATGTCTTATGGGAGACGGATCTCAATATTCCCCTGGGCATAGTTGTGGGCGGAGAGCATTCAGGGCTAGGTCGTCTTGTGGTGGACAAGTGTGACTTCACCGTGAGCATTCCCATGAAGGGTCATGTGGGTTCGTTGAATGTGTCTGCTGCTACGGCCGTGATGTTATATGAGGTCCTGCGTCAGCGCAGGCATGCACTTCTTGATTCCTAG
- the sigH gene encoding RNA polymerase sporulation sigma factor SigH — translation MSIAPQRDIYHPFEALVDEEIVEQAREGSNQALEYLINKYKNFVRAKARSYFLIGADREDIIQEGMIGLYKAIRDFRSDKLSSFRAFAELCITRQIITAIKTATRQKHIPLNSYVSLNKPIYDEDSDRTLLDVISGSKITDPEELIINREEFGDIEEKMGELLSDLEWKVLMSYLDGKSYQEIAGDLSRHVKSIDNALQRVKRKLERYLDNRNLCEDALVDTDLESNRT, via the coding sequence GTGAGTATAGCTCCGCAGAGGGATATCTACCACCCTTTCGAGGCGCTCGTGGACGAAGAGATAGTGGAGCAGGCCAGGGAGGGGTCTAATCAGGCCCTCGAATACCTGATAAACAAGTATAAGAACTTCGTACGCGCCAAGGCGAGGAGTTACTTCCTCATAGGAGCTGACCGCGAGGACATCATTCAAGAGGGCATGATAGGTTTGTACAAGGCTATCAGGGACTTTCGAAGCGACAAGCTCTCATCCTTCCGTGCCTTCGCCGAGCTTTGCATTACCCGGCAGATCATAACGGCCATAAAGACGGCGACTCGCCAAAAGCATATCCCCTTGAACTCCTATGTATCCTTGAACAAGCCCATCTATGACGAGGACTCTGACAGGACGCTCCTGGACGTGATCTCTGGGTCCAAGATCACCGACCCAGAGGAGCTTATCATTAACCGGGAAGAGTTCGGGGACATTGAGGAGAAGATGGGGGAACTCCTGAGCGACCTCGAGTGGAAGGTTCTCATGTCATACCTCGACGGCAAGTCGTACCAGGAGATTGCGGGAGACCTGTCCAGGCATGTCAAGTCCATTGACAATGCGCTACAGCGCGTCAAGAGGAAGCTAGAGCGCTACCTGGATAACAGGAATCTCTGCGAAGATGCCCTGGTCGATACGGACCTGGAGAGTAACCGCACTTGA